A window from Fragaria vesca subsp. vesca linkage group LG5, FraVesHawaii_1.0, whole genome shotgun sequence encodes these proteins:
- the LOC101304199 gene encoding uncharacterized protein LOC101304199, whose product MIGSSPVILGRETARFFLPHGTMIHVTDALYAPKGHRTLLSFKDIRANGFHLETHCEDGTEFLCITSHEYGRKRILEKLMSQSSGLDLTTIRIIESHVVAKQDLWDSNSYKLWHDRLGHPGRDMMIRILRNSHGHPFFKSKRKHLGNDVTLHHGGDASNGHHGPKRTLMSPGIGTNFMAAARPLPQAIEARRSSLDVLLTLSNAHRSFCKACSLAKVVSRPSYAKDNTENIPFLHRIQGDICGPIHPECGPFRYFMVLVDASTRWTHVALLSTRNAAFPKLLAQIIKLRAHHPDYPIKSIRLDNAGEFTSKTFDDYCMSIGIEVEHPVPHVHTQNGLAEATIKRLQLISRALVMCTNLPIASWGYAILHAALLIRFRPTAKQPFSAYQLVTGYEPDISHLRIFGCSVYVPITPPLRSKMGPQRRLGIYVGYESPTIIRYLEPLTGDLFTARFADCHFDETLFLSLRGDTNKHVHVERQELSWFVPTLSHYDPRTSQSESEVTRILELQKVADTMPDSFSEIAKVTRSDIPAANVPARLEVPRKGTAIPGLGTVAVGGAAHGGGMEAVAP is encoded by the coding sequence ATGATTGGATCTTCCCCTGTGATCCTCGGGCGTGAAACCGCTCGCTTTTTTCTGCCTCATGGCACTATGATCCACGTCACGGACGCTCTTTATGCCCCAAAAGGGCACCGAACCCTGTTGAGCTTTAAGGACATTCGCGCTAATGGCTTTCACTTGGAAACTCATTGTGAAGATGGAACTGAGTTCTTGTGTATCACTTCTCACGAATACGGACGCAAACGTATATTGGAGAAACTCATGAGTCAATCTAGTGGTCTTGACCTTACTACGATTCGGATTATTGAATCTCATGTAGTCGCCAAACAGGATCTTTGGGACTCTAACTCATACAAGCTTTGGCATGATCGACTTGGTCATCCTGGAAGGGACATGATGATCCGAATTCTGCGTAATTCTCATGGACATCCCTTCTTCAAATCAAAACGAAAACATTTGGGAAATGATGTCACTTTGCATCATGGTGGTGACGCCTCAAATGGTCACCACGGCCCAAAGAGGACTTTGATGTCTCCCGGGATCGGCACCAACTTCATGGCTGCCGCTCGGCCGCTCCCTCAAGCAATTGAGGCGCGCCGTTCTTCCCTTGATGTGTTGTTGACTCTTTCAAACGCTCATCGTTCGTTTTGCAAAGCTTGCTCTTTAGCGAAAGTAGTATCGAGACCGTCTTACGCTAAAGATAACACCGAGAACATTCCATTTTTACATCGTATCCAAGGTGATATTTGTGGACCCATCCATCCTGAATGTGGACCATTTCGATACTTTATGGTCCTGGTGGATGCTTCAACGCGTTGGACTCATGTCGCGCTCTTGTCCACACGTAATGCTGCATTTCCAAAACTCCTAGCACAAATTATTAAACTTCGGGCTCACCACCCGGATTATCCAATTAAGTCAATTCGACTGGATAACGCTGGAGAATTTACATCAAAGACTTTTGATGACTATTGCATGTCTATCGGGATTGAAGTCGAGCATCCCGTACCCCATGTTCACACGCAAAACGGTCTCGCCGAAGCTACGATTAAGCGGCTTCAGCTTATTTCTCGAGCGTTGGTAATGTGCACCAACCTTCCGATTGCGTCATGGGGCTATGCAATATTGCATGCAGCCTTACTTATTCGTTTCAGACCCACTGCCAAACAACCATTCAGTGCGTACCAGTTGGTCACTGGATATGAGCCTGACATTTCGCATCTACGCATTTTTGGTTGTTCGGTTTATGTGCCAATTACGCCTCCACTGCGTTCTAAAATGGGTCCTCAGAGACGATTGGGTATCTACGTTGGTTATGAATCTCCAACGATTATCAGATATCTCGAGCCATTAACAGGTGATCTCTTTACCGCAAGGTTTGCGGATTGTCACTTTGATGAGACACTCTTCCTATCGTTAAGGGGAGATACGAACAAACATGTTCATGTGGAACGACAGGAATTGTCATGGTTTGTCCCCACTCTGTCTCATTATGATCCCCGCACCTCACAATCTGAAAGTGAAGTGACACGTATTCTCGAACTTCAGAAAGTAGCAGATACGATGCCTGACTCTTTCTCCGAGATTGCGAAAGTGACAAGATCAGATATACCAGCTGCAAATGTTCCTGCTAGGCTCGAAGTCCCTAGAAAGGGCACGGCCATCCCCGGGCTCGGTACTGTCGCCGTCGGCGGCGCCGCCCATGGTGGAGGGATGGAGGCCGTGGCTCCCTAA
- the LOC101304781 gene encoding F-box/kelch-repeat protein At3g06240-like, producing the protein MASLRGTDSVFLPRSWLRFFQGYQSSHYAASDNPYGSVTATELHFVRKEFDPEQQHKPPWLPFIYFCNNFLLCYTKKGIYLVNPATRQMKKVPKTPTWRPSPAIRMRASLSICGLGFDYSTNEYKVVDGQMYCDMRIVFSVYRLKTDSWRQIEYHTQYCPDYHQGISFNGAIHWSAGKAFGVDNRSVILTFLLAEEEFCEIQLPPIADTCSTILGVFRDCL; encoded by the exons ATGGCGAGCTTGCGGGGCACCGATTCCGTCTTCCTTCCGAGATCATGGTTGAGATTCTTTCAAGGCTACCAGTCAAGTCATTATGCCGCTTCAG ATAATCCTTATGGTTCAGTAACAGCCACCGAGCTCCATTTTGTTCGGAAAGAATTTGATCCAGAGCAACAACATAAACCTCCTTGGCTTCCTTTCATCTACTTCTGTAATAACTTCTTGTTGTGCTATACCAAGAAAGGGATTTATTTGGTTAACCCTGCAACCAGGCAGATGAAGAAAGTACCCAAGACACCGACGTGGAGACCTAGCCCTGCTATCAGGATGCGCGCTTCCTTGAGCATATGTGGACTTGGATTTGATTACTCGACCAATGAGTATAAGGTGGTTGACGGGCAGATGTACTGTGACATGAGAATCGTATTCAGTGTCTATAGATTGAAAACTGATTCTTGGCGACAGATAGAGTACCACACTCAATACTGTCCTGATTATCATCAAGGGATTTCTTTCAATGGAGCTATTCATTGGTCAGCGGGGAAAGCTTTTGGAGTTGACAATAGATCAGTGATTCTAACTTTTTTATTAGCCGAGGAGGAGTTTTGCGAAATTCAACTCCCACCCATCGCTGATACTTGTTCAACAATACTGGGAGTATTTAGAGATTGCTTATGA
- the LOC101303915 gene encoding uncharacterized protein LOC101303915, which produces MDRGIEFDVLDAHGTEYHSWISDIEQTFIAKDLTETIFPDPDQEPPSKRTKSQYQSKHDPKDLWDALAERFGNIHSTLLPELIARWDEIRLLDYKKVDDFNKDMLCLQAQLSSCGVEKSDADMIEKTFSTFPSVAKILMNQYRLEFTNKRITTFSGLMTHLLMEEKNNMINDQQNLRPVGTRKIPESNYNCNRSKKAPKRKDQHRNEPYARGNHHHRASSSRGQGSVFSGRTNSWRRDTGAAGPKGGAAPPRKQHARSSSAFDGQCNRCGSKDHWSKSCRAPANVVAAYKKYKELMEVNSTENNGVEHNVTFKVADPNGQCSDLDAPDFDITG; this is translated from the exons ATGGACAGAGGCATTGAATTTGACGTCCTCGACGCCCATGGTACTGAGTACCATAGTTGGATCTCGGACATAGAACAGACCTTCATTGCTAAGGATCTGACCGAGACCATATTCCCCGATCCAGATCAGGAACCGCCTAGCAAGAGAACAAAATCTCAG TATCAATCCAAGCACGATCCAAAAGATCTGTGGGATGCCCTTGCCGAACGCTTCGGCAACATTCATTCGACCTTGCTCCCAGAACTAATTGCTCGCTGGGATGAAATCCGACTTTTGGATTACAAGAAGGTCGATGACTTCAACAAGGATATGCTTTGCCTACAAGCTCAACTGAGCTCATGTGGAGTCGAGAAAAGTGATGCCGACATGATCGAAAAGACTTTCTCGACCTTCCCTTCAGTCGCTAAGATCCTCATGAACCAATATCGGCTTGAGTTCACAAATAAGAGGATTACTACATTTAGCGGTTTAATGACGCATCTTCTTATGGAAGAAAAGAATAATATGATCAATGATCAGCAAAATTTGCGTCCTGTAGGCACCCGGAAAATTCCGGAATCTAATTACAATTGCAATCGGAGTAAGAAAGCTCCGAAACGCAAGGATCAACATAGGAATGAACCTTATGCACGTGGGAATCATCACCACCGTGCCTCTAGTTCTCGGGGACAAGGTAGCGTCTTTAGTGGCCGTACCAACTCATGGCGTCGAGACACCGGTGCCGCCGGCCCCAAGGGCGGCGCCGCTCCTCCTCGGAAGCAGCATGCTCGCTCTTCTTCTGCCTTTGATGGTCAATGCAACAGATGTGGGTCCAAGGACCACTGGTCTAAAAGCTGTCGCGCTCCTGCAAATGTTGTTGCCGCATACAAGAAATACAAGGAATTGATGGAAGTCAATTCCACTGAAAACAATGGAGTTGAACATAATGTTACCTTCAAGGTCGCTGACCCTAATGGACAATGTTCTGACTTAGATGCCCCTGACTTTGACATCACCGGCTAG
- the LOC101303621 gene encoding F-box/kelch-repeat protein At3g06240-like, translating into MEDINGQLTGHQFLLPAEIIVEILSRLSVKSLCRFRCVSKPWRSLITNTKFIALHARKALEDKEVFLRRRRVIFNNVKLCGLYSMDLDEFLNHANNHDGLVTATELDFFRNEFHADDQKHGPPFVPFIYSCNNLLLCSANCGGLYLVNPATREMKKVPRTPLWRPNIRPVILLSLCGFGFDYSNNEYKVVDGKIYYDCIVFSVYRLKTDAWRQIECHSYNFGSCFQGIFLNGAIHWLAGKAGVPHSRVIATFLLADEEFSEIQLPPIAHTSLAILSVFRDCLCITLRDTDHTFYEFWVMKEYRVNKSWTKMVSMPYTTILSHISFSTKSHDLMVYKNSLVMYDFKKESGRKLQIRDMPEVGNCVGVYVEGLFPLIDHAREGQDRSTST; encoded by the coding sequence ATGGAAGACATTAATGGCCAGCTGACGGGGCACCAATTCCTCCTTCCTGCCGAGATCATAGTTGAGATTCTTTCAAGGCTATCAGTGAAGTCCTTATGCCGCTTCAGGTGCGTATCAAAGCCCTGGCGCTCTCTAATCACCAACACCAAGTTCATTGCACTGCACGCCAGGAAAGCCCTCGAGGATAAAGAGGTATTCTTACGGAGACGAAGAGTCATATTTAACAACGTGAAGTTATGTGGCCTTTACTCTATGGATCTAGATGAGTTTCTCAACCATGCAAACAATCACGATGGTTTAGTAACAGCCACCGAGCTCGATTTTTTTCGTAATGAATTTCATGCAGATGATCAAAAACATGGACCCCCTTTTGTTCCTTTCATCTACTCCTGTAATAACTTGTTGTTGTGCAGTGCCAACTGTGGTGGGTTATATTTGGTTAATCCTGCAACCAGGGAGATGAAGAAAGTACCAAGGACACCGTTATGGAGACCTAATATCAGGCCCGTAATTCTCTTGAGCTTATGTGGATTTGGATTTGATTACTCCAACAATGAGTATAAGGTGGTTGACGGGAAGATCTATTATGACTGTATCGTATTTAGTGTCTATAGATTGAAAACTGATGCTTGGCGACAGATAGAGTGCCACTCTTACAACTTCGGTTCTTGTTTTCAAGGGATTTTTCTGAATGGAGCTATTCATTGGTTAGCAGGGAAAGCGGGAGTTCCACACTCTCGGGTGATTGCAACTTTTCTATTAGCAGATGAGGAGTTTTCCGAAATTCAACTCCCACCCATCGCTCATACTAGTTTAGCAATATTGAGTGTGTTTAGAGATTGCTTATGTATAACGTTACGTGACACTGATCACACATTTTACGAGTTTTGGGTCATGAAAGAATATAGGGTGAACAAGTCTTGGACTAAAATGGTCTCCATGCCATATACGACCATATTGTCACATATTAGTTTTTCTACAAAATCTCATGATCTTATGGTGTACAAGAATTCATTGGTTATGTACGACTTTAAGAAAGAAAGTGGTAGGAAGCTACAAATTCGTGATATGCCTGAAGTTGGTAATTGTGTGGGGGTTTATGTAGAGGGACTTTTTCCGCTTATTGATCACGCTAGAGAAGGGCAAGATCGGAGTACGTCGACGTAG